The following are from one region of the Salvia hispanica cultivar TCC Black 2014 chromosome 1, UniMelb_Shisp_WGS_1.0, whole genome shotgun sequence genome:
- the LOC125199581 gene encoding uncharacterized protein LOC125199581, translating into MKSKAGQQKRFMKFITVPVRALSRARDFYVRSLSDYADKMNYGNNAMAIPVTAQVTSLPRSFTVTSGRHEAEPELVRAASARSVGERAEVESFIKQQMGAGAGAGPGPGPKGMPPRSGSVAMGRIDEDREAVYFGDNNVSSTMFPRSRSHAVSSRRLPAF; encoded by the coding sequence ATGAAGTCGAAAGCGGGCCAGCAGAAGCGGTTCATGAAGTTCATCACGGTCCCGGTCCGGGCCCTGAGCAGGGCCCGGGATTTCTACGTCCGGAGCCTGTCGGACTACGCGGACAAGATGAACTACGGCAACAACGCCATGGCGATTCCGGTGACGGCGCAGGTCACGTCGCTGCCGAGGAGCTTCACCGTCACCTCGGGCCGACACGAGGCCGAGCCCGAGCTGGTTCGGGCCGCGTCGGCCCGGAGCGTGGGTGAGCGGGCCGAGGTGGAGTCGTTCATCAAGCAGCAGATGGGGGCCGGGGCCGGGGCCGGGCCAGGGCCCGGCCCGAAGGGGATGCCGCCGAGGAGCGGGAGCGTGGCGATGGGGAGGATCGATGAAGATAGGGAGGCTGTGTATTTTGGTGATAATAATGttagtagtactatgtttCCAAGGAGTAGAAGCCATGCTGTCTCTTCAAGAAGATTGCCAGCCTTTTGA